The following proteins are encoded in a genomic region of Bosea beijingensis:
- a CDS encoding YbaY family lipoprotein: MIAAPPGAIVELKLLDVSLADAPSRTVAETHVSGRRIPARRM, translated from the coding sequence CTGATCGCCGCTCCGCCGGGTGCGATCGTCGAGCTCAAGCTGCTCGACGTCTCGCTCGCCGATGCGCCGTCCCGCACCGTCGCCGAGACCCACGTCTCCGGCCGGCGTATCCCGGCGCGCCGGATGTGA
- a CDS encoding LysE family translocator, translating to MIEAAHLWLFFLFVFGIVIVPGMDMTVVLANALGGGRRDGLLATFGVVAGGVCHVIVGALGVGIVLQIWPAAFRLMLLAGALYVAWLGFGLLRGGAAMQAIRERRPASAWAAFRSGALTNLLNPKAYLFMLAVFPQFLRPERGWIGVQALALGLVIAATQILVYGGLALAVAQARSVWTGRDAAVGRIGRGVGALLIVVAAWTLSQGWRGL from the coding sequence ATGATCGAGGCGGCGCATCTCTGGCTGTTCTTCCTGTTCGTCTTCGGGATCGTCATAGTCCCCGGAATGGACATGACCGTCGTGCTCGCCAATGCGCTCGGCGGCGGCCGGCGCGACGGCCTGCTGGCGACATTCGGCGTCGTTGCTGGCGGGGTCTGCCATGTGATCGTCGGGGCGCTGGGCGTCGGCATCGTGCTGCAGATCTGGCCCGCGGCCTTCCGCCTCATGCTGCTGGCCGGTGCGCTCTATGTCGCCTGGCTCGGCTTCGGGCTGCTGCGCGGCGGCGCCGCGATGCAGGCGATCCGCGAGCGGCGGCCGGCCAGCGCCTGGGCGGCCTTTCGCAGCGGCGCCCTCACCAACCTGCTCAACCCCAAGGCCTATCTGTTCATGCTCGCGGTCTTTCCCCAGTTCCTGCGGCCCGAACGCGGCTGGATCGGGGTTCAGGCGCTCGCGCTCGGGCTGGTCATCGCGGCCACGCAGATCCTGGTCTATGGCGGGTTGGCGCTGGCGGTCGCGCAGGCGCGCAGCGTGTGGACGGGAAGGGATGCCGCTGTCGGCCGGATCGGGCGCGGCGTCGGCGCGCTCCTGATCGTCGTCGCAGCCTGGACGCTCTCGCAGGGATGGCGTGGATTATGA
- a CDS encoding helix-turn-helix domain-containing protein, which translates to MNPPTPLSTKELLARNLRRLREERSLTIDDLAGRTGIVASRLTAVERATAQAHLDEVSLLAVGLGVRIATLFATE; encoded by the coding sequence ATGAATCCACCGACTCCACTTTCGACCAAAGAGCTGCTCGCGCGCAATCTGCGACGGCTGCGTGAGGAGCGCAGCCTGACCATCGACGACCTCGCCGGCCGAACTGGTATCGTCGCGTCCCGGCTTACCGCTGTCGAGAGGGCGACCGCTCAGGCTCACCTCGACGAGGTGAGCCTCCTCGCAGTCGGGCTCGGGGTGCGCATCGCTACGCTATTCGCGACCGAGTAA
- a CDS encoding 2-hydroxyacid dehydrogenase, whose protein sequence is MSKKKPLVVVTRKLPAVVETRMRELFDAQLNIDDKPMSQAALVEAVKTADVLVPTVTDKIDAAVIAQAGDQLRLIANFGNGVDNIDVASAVQRGITVTNTPGVLTDDTADMTIALILAVARRIAEGARVIPDDDWAGWSPTWMLGRRITGKRLGIVGMGRIGQALAKRAAAFGLSIHYHNRRRVDPRVEEQLDATYWDSLDQMLARMDIVSINCPHTPATYHLLSARRLKLMKPDAILVNTARGEVVDETALARMLEAGELAGAGLDVFESEPAVNPRLLKLARQHKVVVLPHMGSATHEGRADMGEKVIVNIKTFMDGHKPPDRVLPSML, encoded by the coding sequence ATGTCGAAGAAGAAGCCCTTGGTGGTTGTGACGCGCAAACTGCCCGCCGTGGTCGAAACCCGGATGCGCGAATTGTTCGACGCCCAGCTCAATATCGACGACAAGCCGATGTCGCAGGCCGCGCTGGTCGAGGCGGTGAAGACCGCCGACGTGCTGGTCCCCACCGTGACCGACAAGATCGACGCCGCCGTGATCGCGCAGGCCGGCGACCAGTTGCGGCTGATCGCCAATTTCGGCAACGGCGTCGACAATATCGACGTCGCCAGCGCGGTGCAGCGCGGCATCACCGTGACCAACACGCCGGGCGTGCTCACCGACGATACCGCCGACATGACGATCGCACTGATCCTCGCCGTCGCCCGCCGCATTGCCGAGGGCGCCCGCGTCATCCCCGACGACGACTGGGCCGGCTGGTCGCCGACCTGGATGCTCGGCCGCCGCATCACCGGCAAGCGCCTCGGCATCGTCGGCATGGGCCGCATCGGCCAGGCGCTTGCGAAGCGCGCCGCCGCCTTCGGCCTGTCGATCCACTACCATAACCGGCGCCGGGTCGATCCACGCGTCGAGGAACAGCTCGACGCGACCTATTGGGATTCGCTCGACCAGATGCTGGCGCGGATGGACATCGTCTCGATCAACTGCCCGCATACCCCGGCGACCTATCACCTGCTCTCGGCGCGCCGGCTCAAGCTGATGAAGCCGGACGCGATCCTGGTGAACACCGCGCGTGGCGAGGTCGTTGACGAGACGGCGCTGGCCCGCATGCTGGAAGCCGGCGAGCTCGCCGGGGCCGGCCTCGACGTGTTCGAGAGCGAGCCGGCGGTCAATCCGCGCCTGCTCAAGCTCGCCCGCCAGCACAAGGTCGTGGTGCTCCCGCATATGGGCTCGGCCACGCATGAAGGCCGCGCCGACATGGGCGAGAAGGTAATCGTCAACATCAAGACCTTCATGGACGGCCACAAGCCGCCGGACCGCGTGCTGCCGAGCATGCTCTGA
- a CDS encoding HAD family hydrolase encodes MSFDLVIYDCDGTLIDTETLYGEVSLAMCHEVGLGHWTLDHYVEQLVGIPWADGIKIIESALGKPLPVDFETRIEDAVALRLETELRALPGVREALLAMAGRRCVASSTVLEPLRRNLGLAGLIDLFDPHVFSASQVARGKPSPDVFLFAAAQMGAEAGRCLVLEDSVPGVLAAKAAGMQVVGFTGVAHDKARMRERLLAAGAAGVIDDFREWPAEAARLAGLRAA; translated from the coding sequence ATGTCGTTCGACCTCGTCATCTACGATTGCGACGGCACGCTGATCGATACCGAGACGCTCTATGGCGAGGTCAGCCTCGCCATGTGCCATGAGGTCGGGCTCGGCCACTGGACGCTCGATCATTATGTCGAGCAGCTCGTCGGCATTCCCTGGGCCGATGGCATCAAGATCATCGAGTCGGCACTGGGTAAGCCTCTCCCCGTCGATTTCGAAACGCGCATCGAGGATGCCGTAGCCTTGCGGCTGGAGACCGAATTACGCGCGCTTCCGGGTGTCCGGGAGGCTTTGCTGGCGATGGCGGGGCGTCGCTGCGTCGCCTCCTCGACCGTGCTCGAGCCTTTGCGCCGGAATCTGGGCCTTGCCGGCCTGATCGACCTGTTCGATCCGCATGTCTTCTCGGCCTCCCAGGTCGCACGGGGCAAGCCGTCGCCGGACGTCTTCCTGTTCGCGGCGGCGCAGATGGGGGCCGAGGCCGGGCGCTGCCTCGTGCTGGAGGATTCGGTGCCGGGCGTGCTGGCAGCGAAAGCGGCAGGCATGCAGGTCGTCGGATTCACCGGCGTCGCCCATGACAAGGCGCGCATGCGCGAGCGCCTGCTGGCGGCCGGCGCGGCGGGCGTTATCGACGATTTCAGGGAATGGCCGGCTGAAGCGGCGCGCCTTGCGGGTCTGCGCGCCGCCTGA
- a CDS encoding AAA family ATPase, which produces MTSSPSPAAELFEHRRMLNLQVLLGHLRDQRPEGARTVEDPEEAAEIGADDADRTAGPAIEIYDAERLARRLRHSDGFVGDPAEASNDEDASQARQVRLWTRMLADERGPWRKLVIADDALIARLASLDMICPQFSEVTAWIVRAAGLSAATGTPLRLDPAVVVGPPGTGKTFYARKLAEALGVPSEVIAMNLMTDRGSAFSGLTPVWKASGPGKVAKLLIEGSHASPLIVIDEIEKASPINPRETPENVLHSLLERENAAHFVDEFVDLPIRADHIFWFATANSLDPLPESIVDRLIVFTVAIRDAEMLAIQKSIFHEANLRVGGSFVEPGAELFRSTRGHNPRALSRLWDIAMGFACEAGRRHLVADDVRGAEQVLLGGREGARRPIGFMQPAPRGQEARK; this is translated from the coding sequence ATGACAAGCAGTCCGTCTCCCGCCGCCGAACTCTTCGAGCATCGGCGCATGCTCAACCTTCAGGTCCTGCTTGGTCACCTGCGGGACCAGCGCCCCGAGGGCGCGCGCACGGTCGAGGATCCTGAAGAAGCCGCCGAAATCGGCGCTGACGACGCGGATCGGACCGCCGGTCCCGCGATCGAAATCTACGATGCCGAGCGACTGGCTCGTCGGCTCCGCCATAGCGATGGCTTCGTCGGAGACCCCGCCGAGGCCAGCAATGACGAGGATGCCAGTCAGGCCCGTCAGGTCCGGCTCTGGACCAGGATGCTTGCCGACGAGCGTGGGCCCTGGCGCAAGCTCGTCATCGCCGACGATGCCCTGATCGCGCGTCTAGCCAGCCTGGATATGATCTGCCCGCAGTTCAGCGAGGTCACCGCCTGGATCGTCCGGGCCGCGGGGCTCAGTGCCGCGACCGGGACGCCACTGCGGCTCGATCCCGCCGTGGTGGTCGGGCCGCCGGGAACGGGCAAGACCTTCTATGCTCGCAAGCTCGCCGAGGCATTGGGTGTGCCCAGCGAAGTCATCGCGATGAATCTGATGACGGATCGCGGTTCGGCCTTCTCCGGGCTGACGCCGGTCTGGAAGGCATCTGGCCCTGGCAAGGTCGCAAAACTCCTGATCGAAGGCAGCCATGCCTCGCCCCTCATCGTCATCGATGAGATTGAGAAGGCCTCCCCGATCAATCCGCGCGAAACCCCGGAGAATGTCCTGCACAGCCTCCTCGAGCGGGAGAACGCCGCCCACTTCGTCGACGAGTTCGTGGATCTGCCGATCCGGGCCGACCATATCTTCTGGTTCGCTACCGCCAATAGCCTCGATCCGCTGCCGGAAAGCATCGTCGACCGGCTGATCGTGTTCACGGTTGCGATCAGGGATGCCGAGATGCTCGCCATCCAGAAGAGCATCTTCCACGAGGCGAATCTGCGCGTCGGAGGTAGCTTCGTCGAGCCCGGCGCGGAGCTTTTCCGATCCACCAGAGGCCATAACCCGCGCGCTCTGTCGCGGCTCTGGGACATCGCCATGGGTTTCGCCTGTGAGGCCGGGCGGCGGCATCTCGTTGCCGACGATGTCCGAGGCGCCGAGCAGGTGCTGCTCGGCGGCAGGGAGGGCGCGAGGAGGCCGATCGGGTTCATGCAGCCAGCGCCGAGGGGACAAGAAGCCCGGAAGTGA
- a CDS encoding HU family DNA-binding protein, giving the protein MTKNELIAAVAGDVTKSKADVSAVLASLAGVVAKTLKSGGDVTLSGVGKLSSAKRDARQARNPSTGAMIDVPAKTVVKFKVAKDLADSVA; this is encoded by the coding sequence ATGACCAAGAACGAACTGATCGCCGCGGTTGCCGGCGATGTAACCAAGTCCAAAGCCGACGTCTCGGCTGTTCTGGCCTCGCTTGCCGGCGTTGTTGCGAAAACGCTGAAATCGGGCGGGGATGTGACGCTCAGCGGCGTCGGCAAGCTGTCATCCGCCAAGCGCGATGCCCGTCAGGCGCGTAATCCTTCGACTGGCGCCATGATCGATGTTCCTGCCAAGACGGTGGTGAAATTCAAGGTCGCCAAGGACCTCGCTGACTCGGTCGCTTGA
- a CDS encoding complex I NDUFA9 subunit family protein: MASQAPAQQLVTVFGGSGFVGRHVVRALVKRGYRVRVAVRRPDLANFLQPIGTVGQIHAVQANLRYPASVAAAVKGADAVVNLVGIMQEQGRQSFAAVQANGARAIAQACAAAGIARLVHVSALGASAESASTYARSKAEGEAAMFASVPGAVVLQPSVMFGPEDTFFNRFASLARMLPVVPLVGDGATKFQPAFVGDVAEIVARAVEGTVQGGRVYELGGPEVQSLREIVEEVCKVTGRKRLLAPLPFALARIMGSVLQVVDSLTLGLIPDELVMTRDQVTLLESDNVVSPEAKAEGRDFAGLGLAPTSSEAVISSYLWRFRKTGQFDTLQAR, encoded by the coding sequence ATGGCTTCCCAGGCCCCGGCCCAGCAACTCGTCACGGTCTTCGGCGGCTCCGGTTTCGTCGGCCGCCATGTCGTGCGTGCGCTCGTCAAGCGCGGCTATCGGGTGCGCGTCGCCGTGCGCCGGCCGGATCTCGCCAATTTCCTGCAGCCGATCGGCACCGTCGGCCAGATCCATGCGGTGCAGGCCAATCTGCGTTACCCCGCTTCGGTCGCCGCTGCCGTGAAGGGCGCTGACGCCGTGGTCAATCTCGTCGGCATCATGCAGGAGCAGGGCCGCCAGAGCTTCGCCGCCGTGCAGGCGAACGGCGCGCGCGCCATCGCCCAGGCATGCGCCGCGGCCGGCATCGCACGGCTGGTCCATGTTTCAGCGCTCGGCGCCTCCGCCGAATCGGCTTCGACCTATGCCCGGTCCAAGGCCGAGGGCGAGGCCGCGATGTTCGCTTCCGTGCCGGGCGCGGTCGTGCTGCAGCCGTCCGTGATGTTCGGGCCTGAGGACACCTTCTTCAACCGTTTCGCTTCGCTGGCCCGGATGTTGCCGGTGGTGCCGCTGGTTGGCGATGGCGCGACCAAGTTCCAGCCGGCCTTTGTCGGCGATGTCGCCGAGATCGTCGCCCGCGCCGTGGAGGGCACGGTTCAGGGCGGTCGCGTCTACGAGCTTGGCGGGCCGGAAGTACAGAGCCTGCGCGAGATCGTCGAGGAAGTCTGCAAGGTGACCGGCCGCAAGCGCCTGCTCGCGCCGCTGCCGTTCGCGCTGGCGCGGATCATGGGCAGCGTGCTTCAGGTCGTCGATTCCCTGACGCTGGGCCTGATCCCGGACGAACTGGTCATGACGCGCGATCAGGTCACGCTGCTCGAAAGCGACAACGTCGTCTCGCCGGAGGCCAAGGCCGAGGGCCGCGATTTCGCCGGGCTCGGGCTGGCGCCGACCTCGTCCGAGGCGGTGATCTCCTCCTATCTCTGGCGTTTCCGCAAGACCGGCCAGTTCGACACGCTCCAGGCCCGCTGA
- a CDS encoding MucR family transcriptional regulator, whose amino-acid sequence MAEGSENLIGLVADIVSAYVSNNSVPAADLASLIATTHAAISSLGSESAPVVEEKLAPAVSVRKSITPDFLICLEDGKKFKSLKRHLRTAYDMTPDEYRARWGLPPDYPMVAPAYAEARSTLAKKMGLGQQRRKAPARSRPAKAS is encoded by the coding sequence ATGGCTGAAGGAAGCGAAAACCTGATCGGCTTGGTTGCCGATATCGTTTCGGCTTACGTTTCGAACAACAGTGTACCGGCGGCCGATCTAGCAAGCCTGATCGCCACCACGCATGCGGCGATTTCCAGCCTAGGTTCCGAGTCGGCGCCCGTGGTCGAGGAGAAGCTGGCGCCTGCGGTCTCGGTGAGGAAGTCGATTACCCCCGACTTTCTCATCTGCCTCGAGGACGGAAAGAAGTTCAAGTCGCTGAAACGCCACCTGCGCACCGCCTACGACATGACACCGGACGAATATCGCGCACGTTGGGGTCTGCCACCTGACTATCCCATGGTCGCTCCGGCCTACGCCGAAGCCCGTTCGACACTGGCCAAGAAGATGGGCCTGGGCCAGCAGCGGCGGAAGGCTCCGGCTCGCAGCAGGCCTGCCAAGGCGAGCTAG
- a CDS encoding DUF6538 domain-containing protein has protein sequence MALSMPRPFATKSGSFYLNVKVPKALRATARGRSVTLPVADRHATVTITDKVFLSLRTKDPETAKARFRSAAFALNHFFDALARGPAPLTRTQRTALAADIYRQAARDLDTDDTFLDAIETTTTEFDAGVAHYLARKPNDAATDDETSYDEKPFDEKTAELLAAIDMYDPKALAAWAVKYETDPAKRAAALEQLYGALVDDEIARKQVLVDDASRSMTLEVMDQVADAFGEMAVRRLTSLDFTDPFGAGLPTWNGPKQPAQLSPTNSRGVLTVLSLFEKWKEAHAKTRSASTLRRYGSSIDALSAFWGQKDVRLLAHEDVWAWAIERQKTIPAATINKNDLVAVSSLLGWATTYPAGRLLASNPAKGVKLEEEKRTTKREKAFRDSEIAAILLAARHARPNPKMPRAAASRRWGAWLCAYTGCRIQEVCWVKKEDIQQEGGIWLINFPRTKVDIARRVPLHAALIDEGILDFHAKAPSGFLFCGDVEQKAGATRTQQEQRASELSEWIREQVPLDPDLSPNHGWRHTFVTRADEAGIAKRSSTAITGHNTKKDASDGYYAPSPKALKKVIDRYPRYDLTVKPHAAAVPAPDKIDNGEA, from the coding sequence ATGGCTCTTTCAATGCCTCGTCCCTTCGCTACCAAGTCGGGATCGTTCTATCTCAACGTGAAGGTGCCAAAGGCGCTCCGCGCCACCGCGCGGGGCCGTTCGGTCACCCTCCCCGTCGCCGACCGGCATGCAACCGTGACGATCACGGACAAGGTGTTCCTGTCGCTACGGACGAAGGATCCCGAGACAGCCAAGGCGCGGTTTCGGAGTGCAGCTTTCGCGCTGAACCACTTCTTCGATGCTCTGGCGCGAGGCCCCGCGCCATTGACGCGCACCCAGCGGACGGCACTCGCCGCAGACATCTATCGCCAAGCTGCACGGGATCTCGATACCGACGACACCTTCCTCGACGCCATCGAGACCACGACAACTGAATTCGACGCTGGTGTCGCGCATTACCTCGCCCGGAAGCCGAACGACGCAGCTACTGACGACGAGACGAGCTACGACGAGAAACCCTTCGACGAGAAAACGGCAGAGCTTTTGGCGGCGATCGACATGTACGATCCGAAAGCGCTCGCTGCCTGGGCTGTGAAATACGAGACCGATCCGGCCAAGCGCGCGGCCGCTCTCGAGCAGCTCTACGGCGCGCTCGTCGACGACGAGATTGCCCGCAAGCAGGTTCTTGTCGACGATGCGTCCCGCAGCATGACCCTTGAGGTGATGGATCAGGTCGCGGACGCCTTCGGCGAGATGGCCGTTCGCCGGCTGACGAGCCTCGATTTCACCGATCCCTTCGGAGCCGGGCTGCCGACCTGGAACGGGCCGAAGCAGCCAGCGCAACTTTCGCCGACGAATTCGCGTGGCGTGCTGACCGTGCTGAGTCTGTTCGAAAAATGGAAGGAAGCCCACGCGAAGACGAGATCCGCATCGACGCTACGTCGGTACGGCTCCTCTATCGATGCGCTGTCCGCCTTCTGGGGTCAGAAAGATGTGCGGCTGCTAGCGCACGAAGATGTCTGGGCCTGGGCTATCGAGCGTCAAAAAACGATCCCCGCCGCGACGATCAACAAGAACGATCTGGTCGCGGTCTCGTCGTTGCTGGGTTGGGCGACGACCTACCCGGCGGGCCGTCTCCTAGCTTCCAATCCCGCCAAGGGCGTCAAGCTCGAAGAAGAAAAGCGGACTACCAAGCGGGAAAAAGCCTTCCGGGATAGCGAAATCGCGGCGATCCTGCTTGCGGCACGCCATGCGCGACCCAATCCAAAGATGCCCCGTGCCGCGGCATCCCGACGCTGGGGCGCCTGGCTCTGCGCCTACACCGGCTGCCGGATTCAGGAGGTCTGCTGGGTCAAAAAGGAGGATATCCAGCAGGAGGGAGGCATCTGGCTGATCAACTTCCCGCGGACCAAGGTCGACATCGCGCGGCGCGTGCCGCTGCACGCGGCCCTCATCGACGAGGGAATTCTCGACTTCCATGCCAAGGCCCCGTCGGGCTTCCTATTCTGCGGCGACGTTGAGCAAAAGGCCGGGGCAACGCGAACACAGCAGGAGCAACGCGCGAGCGAGCTGTCCGAATGGATTCGAGAACAGGTTCCCCTCGATCCGGACCTCAGCCCTAACCACGGCTGGCGGCATACCTTCGTCACGCGCGCCGACGAGGCCGGCATCGCGAAACGCTCCAGCACCGCGATCACAGGTCACAACACGAAGAAGGATGCCAGCGACGGCTATTATGCACCGAGCCCGAAGGCCCTGAAAAAGGTGATCGACCGCTATCCCCGTTACGATCTTACGGTGAAGCCGCACGCGGCAGCCGTGCCCGCGCCTGACAAGATCGATAACGGAGAAGCCTAG
- the fabA gene encoding 3-hydroxyacyl-[acyl-carrier-protein] dehydratase FabA, producing MQRQSSFSYEEILACGRGELFGPGNAQLPLPPMLMFDRIVEIAEEGGEHGKGLVRAEFDIKPDLWFFDCHFKGDPVMPGCLGLDALWQLTGFFLGWLGLPGRGRALGVGEVKFADQVLPSVKKVVYGVDFKRVFKSKLVLGIADGWLEADGKRIYTVSDMRVGLFKPEAA from the coding sequence ATGCAGCGTCAGTCGTCTTTCAGCTACGAGGAGATCCTCGCCTGCGGTCGTGGGGAACTGTTCGGGCCGGGCAATGCGCAGTTGCCGCTGCCGCCGATGCTGATGTTCGACCGGATCGTCGAGATTGCCGAAGAGGGCGGCGAGCACGGCAAGGGCCTCGTCCGCGCCGAGTTCGACATCAAGCCCGACCTCTGGTTTTTCGACTGTCATTTCAAGGGCGATCCGGTGATGCCGGGCTGCCTCGGCCTGGATGCGCTCTGGCAGCTCACCGGCTTCTTCCTCGGCTGGCTCGGCCTGCCCGGCCGCGGCCGCGCGCTCGGCGTCGGCGAGGTCAAGTTTGCCGATCAGGTCCTGCCTTCGGTCAAGAAGGTCGTCTACGGCGTCGACTTCAAGCGCGTCTTCAAGTCGAAGCTCGTTCTCGGCATCGCCGATGGCTGGCTGGAGGCCGACGGCAAGCGCATCTACACGGTCAGCGACATGCGCGTCGGGCTGTTCAAGCCGGAAGCGGCCTGA
- a CDS encoding response regulator has product MSFEPEGITAKLCIPAKFVRWTEDAASPEEAPVPVRGKPGRPLEGRRVLLVEDQFIIAMDCEDMLMTLGASQVEVCATVSEALSFLSRTAPDLAILDVNLGSETSEPIGNRLREIGVPFLFATGYDDLAILGVSGAATLRKPYNLVSLEAALRRLPGAA; this is encoded by the coding sequence TTGTCCTTCGAGCCCGAGGGCATCACGGCGAAGCTCTGCATCCCCGCCAAATTCGTCCGCTGGACCGAGGATGCCGCGTCTCCCGAGGAGGCCCCCGTGCCAGTCAGGGGCAAGCCCGGCCGGCCACTGGAAGGCAGGCGCGTGCTGCTGGTCGAGGACCAGTTCATTATCGCGATGGATTGCGAGGACATGCTGATGACCCTCGGAGCGAGCCAGGTCGAAGTCTGCGCGACCGTTTCCGAGGCCTTGTCGTTTCTGAGCCGAACGGCCCCCGATCTTGCGATCCTCGATGTCAATCTCGGCTCCGAAACCTCCGAGCCGATCGGCAACCGGCTGCGCGAGATCGGCGTACCGTTCCTGTTCGCGACCGGTTATGACGACCTCGCGATCCTGGGCGTCTCCGGGGCGGCGACGTTGCGCAAGCCCTACAATCTCGTTTCGCTCGAGGCGGCACTCCGCAGGCTTCCGGGTGCCGCGTAG
- a CDS encoding SH3 domain-containing protein has translation MKVSSMCCPALAALALIGLPAMASAQDMQTGSVTGLPVPRYVSLKTDRVNLREGPSKEHRTRWVYQRAGLPMEVTAEFEIWRRVRDADGTEGWVLNSLLSGRRTALVTPWSKKKDETIPMRNAAKEEAVVVAKLQPGVVASVSSCVDAWCRISVADIRGFIRQERLWGVYPNEKVD, from the coding sequence ATGAAGGTCTCGTCTATGTGCTGCCCGGCCCTGGCGGCGCTGGCCCTCATCGGCTTGCCCGCGATGGCGTCCGCACAGGACATGCAGACCGGGTCGGTCACCGGGTTGCCGGTGCCGCGCTATGTCAGCCTGAAGACGGACCGCGTGAACCTGCGCGAAGGCCCTTCGAAGGAACACCGCACGCGCTGGGTCTATCAGCGGGCCGGCCTGCCGATGGAGGTCACCGCGGAATTCGAGATCTGGCGCCGGGTTCGCGATGCAGACGGCACCGAGGGCTGGGTGCTGAACAGCCTGCTGTCCGGGCGCAGGACGGCACTCGTCACGCCTTGGTCGAAGAAGAAGGACGAGACGATCCCGATGCGCAATGCCGCGAAGGAAGAGGCTGTGGTTGTCGCGAAGCTGCAGCCCGGCGTCGTCGCCAGCGTCTCGTCCTGCGTAGACGCATGGTGTCGCATCAGCGTCGCCGATATTCGTGGCTTCATCCGTCAGGAGCGCCTCTGGGGCGTCTATCCCAACGAGAAGGTCGACTGA
- the irrA gene encoding iron response transcriptional regulator IrrA, which translates to MSDLTSQDQGYGTPVRQGCPFNDIRQKLRRVGLRPTRQRVSLGWVLFAKGQRHVSAEMLFEEAMKERIPVSLATIYNTLRQFTEAGLLRELTLDGAKAYFDTADHDHHHFVVDGENRVIDIPADEIDVASLPVPPAGYEIARVDVVVRLRKIDS; encoded by the coding sequence ATGAGCGACCTGACCTCCCAGGACCAGGGCTACGGGACGCCGGTGCGGCAGGGCTGCCCCTTCAACGATATACGCCAGAAGCTGCGCCGCGTCGGGTTGCGCCCGACCCGCCAGCGCGTCTCGCTCGGCTGGGTGCTGTTCGCCAAGGGGCAGCGCCATGTCAGCGCCGAGATGCTGTTCGAAGAGGCGATGAAGGAACGCATCCCGGTCTCGCTCGCGACGATCTACAACACGCTGCGTCAGTTCACCGAGGCCGGCCTTCTGCGCGAGCTGACGCTCGACGGCGCCAAGGCCTATTTCGACACGGCCGACCACGACCATCACCATTTCGTCGTCGACGGCGAGAACCGGGTGATCGACATTCCCGCCGACGAGATCGATGTCGCGAGCCTGCCGGTGCCGCCCGCAGGCTACGAGATCGCGCGGGTCGACGTCGTGGTGCGGCTGCGCAAGATCGATAGCTGA